One segment of Sander vitreus isolate 19-12246 chromosome 20, sanVit1, whole genome shotgun sequence DNA contains the following:
- the clec14a gene encoding C-type lectin domain family 14 member A, whose protein sequence is MKSWFCWILILFRNVSADPAPRYAVHHTPVSFDQAAEHCSPTGILTTLATEQEVTNVLEAVAMAATAPHRGEFTFWIGLRKLKDGCVVPTLPLRGFKWMKDGSEKSQVSRWAEEPRHTCTTARCAALKGELDGLNVTRWGLIAVSCKTPNNFICKLKNAEQKPNQLKPDPEQEPTPSSSPEPDTQPTKAEPGPDPGSQRELAATESSKTAKDATQQPDMKPKTTPELQGSGFDPVVGSDSCQPPHIPSARSISLDRANSSRILVECWSSSAQLELRCSGWPAVWRLKDDSPANFTDICSSCEAGFQKDASGNCVDVDECSVGGSGGPCRHSCLNTVGSYRCFCSDQSGNQHSEDSPECAEDATSGVLMVALVAVVALVVLLVVVMVTVKCCLMRQSKKRAMKKAEKMAMESKDSFENK, encoded by the exons ATGAAGTCCTGGTTCTGCTGGATTCTGATCCTGTTCAGAAATGTGTCGGCTGACCCGGCTCCTCGCTATGCCGTCCACCACACGCCAGTCAGCTTCGATCAGGCCGCAGAGCACTGTTCCCCCACCGGCATCCTAACCACGCTCGCCACCGAGCAGGAAGTCACTAACGTCCTGGAGGCGGTGGCCATGGCGGCCACGGCTCCACATCGCGGCGAGTTCACCTTCTGGATCGGGCTGAGGAAGCTGAAGGACGGGTGTGTGGTTCCCACGCTGCCGCTGAGAGGATTCAAGTGGATGAAGGACGGCAGCGAGAAATCGCAG GTGAGCCGCTGGGCCGAGGAACCCAGGCACACCTGCACGACGGCTCGCTGCGCGGCGCTGAAGGGCGAGCTGGACGGGTTGAATGTGACGCGTTGGGGTCTGATCGCCGTCTCCTGCAAGACCCCTAACAACTTCATCTGTAAACTCAAAAATGCTGAACAAAAGCCTAATCAGCTGAAACCTGATCCTGAACAAGAACCAACTCCATCTAGTTCACCTGAACCTGATACACAACCTACTAAAGCAGAACCTGGACCTGATCCTGGTTCTCAGCGAGAATTGGCTGCAACAGAATCATCTAAAACTGCTAAAGACGCAACACAACAACCTGACATGAAGCCTAAAACTACACCTGAGCTACAGGGTTCTGGTTTTGATCCGGTGGTGGGGTCGGACTCCTGTCAGCCCCCCCACATCCCCAGCGCCCGCTCCATCAGTCTGGACCGGGCGAACAGCAGCAGGATCCTGGTGGAGTGCTGGTCGTCGTCTGCACAGTTGGAGCTGCGTTGCTCAGGCTGGCCGGCAGTGTGGCGGCTGAAAGACGACTCGCCCGCCAACTTCACCGACATCTGCTCGTCGTGTGAAGCCGGCTTCCAGAAAGATGCTTCAGGAAACTGCGTGGACGTGGACGAGTGCAGCGTTGGCGGCAGCGGCGGTCCGTGCAGACACAGCTGCCTGAACACGGTGGGCTCCTACAGGTGCTTCTGCTCCGACCAGAGCGGGAATCAACACAGCGAGGACTCGCCAGAGTGCGCCGAAGATGCCACAAGCGGCGTCCTCATGGTGGCGCTGGTTGCCGTGGTGGCGCTGGTGGTGCTATTGGTGGTTGTCATGGTGACGGTGAAGTGCTGCCTGATGAGGCAGTCAAAGAAACGTGCCATGAAGAAGGCAGAGAAGATGGCAATGGAGAGCAAGGATTCATTCGAAAACAAATGA